In Bacillus sp. Marseille-Q1617, a genomic segment contains:
- a CDS encoding IS4 family transposase, whose translation MSKSIGQRMLICQCLSQLPTEDLQCPLLDYGKKLTTEALLRIGVAAHLDQMSSYSHIEEKIRAYTDLMKLLNVNGISGSQISRRINDLSTEVVQSVFIKVMAKVRHYTRKQNGISNAIGRLDIVDSTEFRLPENMCDWAFISKGHNAVKMHTRLVVTSKNTVFPDKIVPSTGNVTDFESSDVIIEEANATYVMDRGYGSKKNLMDWLDKEIDFVARIGKNLVLYTLEEREPTHSSVLKDETVNFGISNEPVRYIEFVDEKNQVYRILTTRFDLTDVEILEIYKNRWLIELFFKWIKGHLKMRKIWSTKPQGIWNHMFLALIAYGLSLLIKLQLNSTKTAWNFFRVLQIYLFQPADRILNELNRRKKPSKGRQKVQKPLGKKNLFFGDTGIVMVKEKKTKKK comes from the coding sequence ATGAGTAAAAGTATAGGTCAAAGAATGTTAATTTGTCAATGTTTATCCCAACTTCCTACGGAAGATTTACAATGTCCTCTTCTTGATTATGGAAAGAAGCTGACTACCGAAGCCCTATTAAGGATAGGTGTGGCTGCGCACCTGGATCAGATGAGTTCGTATTCTCATATTGAAGAAAAGATCCGAGCGTATACCGATCTAATGAAACTATTGAATGTCAACGGGATTAGTGGCTCTCAAATAAGCCGGCGGATCAACGATCTTTCTACCGAGGTAGTACAAAGTGTTTTTATCAAAGTAATGGCTAAAGTTCGTCACTACACTCGGAAGCAAAACGGTATTTCGAATGCGATTGGACGTTTGGACATCGTGGATTCTACAGAATTTCGGTTACCTGAAAACATGTGTGACTGGGCCTTTATTTCAAAGGGCCATAATGCTGTTAAAATGCATACACGATTGGTTGTCACTTCCAAAAATACAGTGTTTCCAGATAAAATCGTCCCTTCAACGGGTAATGTGACAGACTTTGAAAGCTCAGATGTCATCATTGAAGAGGCTAACGCTACCTATGTCATGGATAGAGGGTATGGATCGAAGAAAAACTTGATGGACTGGTTGGACAAAGAAATTGATTTTGTTGCCCGTATTGGAAAGAACTTAGTTCTTTACACATTGGAAGAACGAGAACCAACTCACTCGTCTGTTCTAAAAGACGAGACCGTTAATTTTGGTATTTCAAATGAACCCGTTCGCTACATTGAGTTTGTCGATGAAAAGAATCAAGTATATCGGATTTTGACCACTCGCTTTGATTTAACGGATGTGGAAATCCTCGAAATCTACAAAAACCGATGGTTGATTGAACTCTTCTTCAAATGGATAAAGGGTCATCTCAAGATGAGAAAGATATGGAGTACCAAACCGCAAGGTATCTGGAATCACATGTTTCTAGCACTAATCGCATACGGGCTATCACTGTTAATCAAGCTTCAACTGAACTCAACGAAGACGGCATGGAACTTCTTTCGAGTCTTACAGATTTATTTATTCCAACCGGCAGACAGAATCTTGAATGAGTTAAACCGAAGGAAGAAACCATCCAAAGGAAGGCAGAAAGTGCAAAAACCTCTGGGGAAAAAGAATCTGTTTTTTGGTGATACTGGGATTGTGATGGTGAAAGAAAAGAAAACGAAGAAGAAATAA
- a CDS encoding spore coat protein codes for MNFIAENLTGMKALTDQVVATDLLIAAKSGVRNYAMAITETGSPEIKEVMTKHLEEALDLHEQISSYMVERGWYHAFDTNEQLDLNLQNIDTALKLPTL; via the coding sequence ATGAACTTTATTGCTGAAAATTTAACAGGCATGAAGGCACTTACAGATCAGGTAGTCGCAACAGACCTTCTGATTGCAGCCAAAAGCGGCGTCCGAAATTATGCGATGGCCATCACTGAAACGGGTTCACCTGAAATAAAAGAAGTGATGACAAAGCATTTGGAAGAAGCCCTGGACCTGCACGAGCAAATCTCGAGTTATATGGTGGAACGGGGCTGGTATCATGCCTTTGATACGAACGAGCAGCTTGATCTCAACCTGCAGAATATCGACACTGCTTTAAAACTGCCGACACTTTAA
- a CDS encoding zinc-dependent alcohol dehydrogenase, translated as MKAVTYQGIKNVEVKEVPDPKIEKPDDMIVKITSTAICGSDLHLIHGMIPNMQEDYIIGHEPMGIVEEVGPEVRNLKKGDRVIIPFNIACGECIYCKNQLESQCDNSNDNGDMGAYFGYSGTTGGFAGGQAEYLRVPYANFTHFKIPESCEEPDEKLSCIADAMSTGFWSVDNAGVKNGDTVIVLGCGPVGLFAQKFAWMKGAKRVIAVDYVKYRLDHAKRTNKVEIVNFEDHENVGSYLKEITKGGADVVIDAVGMDGKMTDMEFLASGLKLQGGAMSALVIASQAVRKAGTIQITGVYGGRYNGFPLGDIMQRNINIRSGQAPMIHLMPHMYDLVTSGKIDLGDVVTHVLPLSEAKRGYEIFDTKTDNCIKVVLKP; from the coding sequence ATGAAAGCAGTAACCTACCAAGGCATCAAGAATGTGGAAGTCAAAGAAGTTCCAGATCCAAAGATTGAAAAGCCGGATGACATGATAGTCAAAATCACAAGTACCGCCATTTGCGGCTCGGACCTCCACTTGATCCATGGAATGATCCCGAACATGCAGGAAGACTATATCATCGGACATGAACCGATGGGTATTGTTGAAGAAGTAGGTCCTGAAGTGAGAAATCTCAAAAAAGGCGACCGCGTCATCATCCCGTTCAATATTGCATGCGGGGAATGTATTTATTGTAAAAATCAGCTGGAAAGCCAATGCGATAATTCCAATGACAATGGTGATATGGGAGCCTATTTCGGTTATTCAGGTACTACCGGCGGTTTTGCTGGCGGGCAGGCTGAGTATCTTAGAGTTCCTTATGCCAATTTCACCCACTTTAAAATTCCTGAATCCTGCGAGGAACCGGATGAGAAATTAAGTTGTATTGCCGATGCGATGTCCACCGGCTTTTGGAGCGTTGATAATGCAGGAGTCAAAAACGGAGATACGGTCATTGTCCTTGGCTGCGGTCCAGTTGGCTTGTTCGCCCAGAAATTTGCCTGGATGAAGGGTGCAAAAAGGGTAATAGCTGTAGATTATGTCAAATATCGTTTGGATCATGCCAAACGTACAAACAAAGTGGAAATCGTCAATTTTGAAGACCACGAAAATGTTGGCAGCTATCTTAAGGAAATTACCAAAGGGGGCGCCGATGTCGTCATTGACGCGGTTGGGATGGATGGAAAGATGACCGATATGGAGTTCCTTGCAAGTGGATTAAAGCTCCAAGGTGGTGCCATGAGCGCCCTGGTCATTGCTTCACAGGCAGTACGTAAAGCAGGTACCATCCAGATTACAGGCGTTTATGGCGGCAGATATAATGGATTCCCGCTTGGGGACATCATGCAGCGAAACATCAATATACGCTCAGGACAAGCACCGATGATTCACCTTATGCCACATATGTATGATTTGGTTACATCCGGCAAGATCGACCTTGGTGATGTCGTGACCCATGTGCTGCCACTGAGCGAAGCCAAGCGTGGTTATGAAATTTTCGATACTAAGACAGATAATTGCATTAAAGTCGTGCTGAAACCATAA
- a CDS encoding spore coat protein, whose protein sequence is MNQDYLDPINALNMPELADMTFALDFLVRAKEGVRNTAVALTETTTPELRAALRKQLFQGIAMHQEITELMVQKKWFHPHDLGEQYQLDQLSAKNTNMIANMNLFPVDTNRKGMFDRTPDEQ, encoded by the coding sequence TTGAATCAAGATTATTTAGATCCCATTAATGCACTGAATATGCCGGAACTCGCTGATATGACATTTGCATTGGATTTTCTCGTTCGTGCAAAAGAAGGTGTTAGAAATACGGCTGTTGCTTTAACGGAAACAACCACACCCGAATTACGAGCAGCACTTCGGAAACAGCTTTTTCAAGGTATCGCGATGCACCAGGAAATTACAGAGCTTATGGTCCAGAAAAAATGGTTCCATCCTCATGACCTGGGTGAACAATATCAATTGGATCAGCTCTCTGCCAAGAATACAAATATGATTGCAAATATGAACTTATTCCCTGTTGACACTAACAGAAAAGGAATGTTTGACCGGACACCGGATGAACAATAA
- a CDS encoding spore gernimation protein GerQ: protein MDKYQLAPHESLDLHEAINLKTLCVAKSKLMQGLVFDQDLRELMEKDVQQSMLDLAELQQIYKHAPFEAPVPQSRPTPIIDDKEGNVH from the coding sequence TTGGATAAGTATCAATTGGCTCCACACGAATCTTTGGACCTGCATGAAGCGATCAATTTGAAAACTTTATGTGTAGCAAAGTCAAAATTGATGCAGGGTCTTGTTTTTGACCAGGACCTTAGAGAATTGATGGAAAAAGATGTGCAGCAATCCATGTTAGATCTTGCTGAATTACAGCAGATCTATAAACACGCACCATTTGAAGCCCCGGTTCCACAGAGCCGCCCGACACCAATTATCGATGATAAGGAGGGTAACGTACATTGA